The Synechococcus sp. RS9909 genomic interval CTTCAGACCCATCTCCCACTCCACAAAGGCGGTATCGCCCTCGATCGCGATCGCCCCTGGCGCCAGAAACACATCATCACAGCGCTGGATCAACCCGTCCTGGGCGGCGATGTAGGCAGCGATGCCCTGCCGCTCCTGGGTGGGATCCTGAAAATGCACGTTCTCGTCGTAAAGCTCACGCCACTGGGCCTCCGTGGGCGCCGGCTGGCCGTAGGGCTTGGTGAAGAGCGCGCGCAACCGCTCGGAATCATGCAACGCCATCAGCAAGCCGCAAACGCCTTCAGCTTATGGAGGTCCGTTCTGCCGCGGTGAGCTCATGCAGGGCAGAGTAGTCGGCCCCATCCAGGTCGGTGCCTTCCGCCCGGGCCAGCAAAGCGGCCAGGCCCTCCAGGGCCTCGGCGTTCACCCCGGCCAGTGAGGCCTCGCGCAGGAACAGGTTGAGGTCCTTGCGCAGGAGGCTGGTGCTGAAGTTGGGGTCGGCGTAGTGATGCTCAAGCATCCGCGTCAGCTTCTTATCGACCGTGGGGGCGTAAAGGGCGGAGGGGCGCAGCACCGCCATGAACCGCTCCACGTCCAATCCGGCGGCCTGCACCAGGCGCAGGGCCAGCGAATAGCCATGGGTGAGGCTGGCGATCAGCTGGTTGAGCGCCAGTTTTGCCGCTGCCCCGGTGCCCACCGCACCCATCAGGCGCGGCTCGCTCGCCAGACCACGCAACAAGGGCAGTTGACGGGCGAAAACGGCCTCATCACCGCCCGCCATCACAAGCAAACGGCCCTGGAGCGCCTCCGGGCGGCTGCCAAGCACCGGCGCCTCCAGATAGCAGCCTCCCTGCCCCTGCGCCTGGGTCTCCAGGGCCACGCTTTCGCTGATGCCCATCGTGCCCATCGGCATCACACAGGCACCGCGCAGAGAACCGATCCGCGCCACCACCTCGGCCGTGACGGGGCCATCGCGCAGCACCGTGATCACCGTGCCGGCTTCCTCAATGGCCTGGGCTGGATCCTCCAAGCGCTGGGCACCGGCGGAAACCAGAAGTTCACAGCGGGCTGGATCCCTGTTCCAGACCCATAGCGAACAGCCAACCGTCAACAGGCGGTGGCCGATGGCGGAGCCGAGAAGGCCAGCCCCAAGCAGAGCAACCTTGGTCATCAGGCCGGACTCGTCTCCATTTCTGGCTCCAAGAGCCGATCGCGGGCATTGTTGAGCCTGGTCATCAACTCACGGAAACCTTGGCTTTCCACCTTGCTCGATCGCCGATCACGGATCAGGTGCCCAAGCCAACAAAGGGTCGTGGGTCCTGATCGAAGCGATGCTCAAAGGGCAGCGGAGTCGGTTGGTCGTGACCTGCCAGAGCCGCTGTGCTCTCCAGTGCTTGCCGCAGCAGCCGGGCGCTGTGCAGAGGCATGTCGCGAGGCACCGAAATCCGGTCGCGCAGATAACGCAGAGCTGCCGCTGAGCCTGGAGCTGGCATCACAGGCGTCCCACCGATCAGCTTCGTGAGTGCTGCGCGCAAGGGCTGATCAAAACCCTCCCCGAGAGAACTGCGGGCCAGCAGCGTGCTGCGATGGCGCAACACCCGCTCCAGGGCTCTGGCCTGGGGAGTCACCCCTCCTTCGGACGGTGACCAGCGGCATTCGAGGGCGCCAAGTCCCTCCCCTTGATCCACCGCCGCGGCCATGCGTTGCTGCTGAGCACTGCCATCCGACCAGCAACCGCCCATCTGGGGAGGCAGATCATGGGCGTGGGTGTGCACGTCACTCTGGGTGCCCCGGTAAGTGGGCAGCTGCTCCAGCGCCGTGAGCCAGCGATCGATGCCGGGATGGGCTTCGCGCAAGGCAAACCCCTTGAAATAGGCCAGCGAGGCGTTCATGCGCTCCACATAGGGGATGAACACCAGATCCGCGCTGCCGGGTGTTGACCCCATCGGATCATCAGGATCCAGCCAATGTCCGCCACCACTAGCGATCGCCTCCTCCATCTGGGCGGCCAGCCGCTGGAACTGATCCAGGGCACGTCGTTCCTGGTCCTCGCGCAGGCCTGGGCTGCAGAGCCACACACACCAGGCGCGGAACAGCAGCCGTTCCAGCTCACGCAATCGCCTCACCCGCCCGTCGTGCATGCCGGCTCCCAGCGGCCCGAAGGCGCGTTCGAGGGCCTCCAGGATGCGATCGCTTTCCGTGATCAACCGGCCATCCAACTCCAGGGCCGGCAGCATCCCCGAGGGCACCTTGGCGGTGAACCAAGGCTCCTTGGGGCCATAGCAGCGCATGGTCACCTTGCGGATTCGATAGGGAATCCGGCGGAACTCCAGCCACAACCACACCTTCTGGCAGTACGGGCACCAGGCGTGATGGTCGCGATACAGGGTGACGCGAACCGCGTCCTCGGGATGACCGAAAAGGCGCAAGGTCGCCTGGGCGTTCGTGGGGCCTTGGACCCGCTCCTCGGGTTCGGGAGCCAGGGCTTCCAACTCAGGCCAGCTCCAAGCCTCGTCTGCGGCTGCCCTCATTGCCACACCATCCCCGCAAACCCCGACGGGCCAAAGGTTGGCAGAAAAAAAGCGCCCGCTGGTGTGAGGAAGACGAGCGCCGATTTCCCAGCCCCATGGTTAACGCCACGTAAAGACATGGCGTCGTTCAATCCGCTACCGAATCGAGAACAAAGCGATAGCGCACATCGCCACGGCGCAGCCGATCGATCGCTTCATTGAGCCGATCCATCGGCAGGTGCTCCACCTGCGGGCGGATGTTGTGCCGCACGCAGAACTCCACCATCTTCATCAGGCTGGCGGGTGATGAGGTGGGGCTGCCGGTGATGGAGCGGCGGGCCATGATCAGGTCGAAGGCGCTCACCTGCAACGGTTCGAGCACAGCGCCGAGCTGATGCAAACGGCCGAGGGGAGCCAGGGAGCCCATCACGGCACCCCAGTCGAGGGCGTGGTTGACGGTGTTGATCACCAGGTCGAAGCGGCCGGCCAGATCAGGCAGCTCCTCCAACGACTCGACGTGATGGGCCCCGAAACGCTTCGCCTCCTCCGCCTTGGCGAGATGGGTGGTGAGCGCGGTGACCTCACACCCCCAGGCGCGGGCGAACTGCAGGGCCATGTGGCCAAGCCCACCGATGCCGATCACCGCCACATGGGCCGTGGGCGACACCACCTCATCCACCAAGGGCGCAAACACGGTGATCCCCCCGCAGAACAGAGGGCCAGCCGCCGCCGGATCCATCCCCTCCGGCAGGCGAATCGCCCAATCCTGGCGGGCGGTGACGTGGCTGGCAAAACCACCCTGGCGGCCCACGATCGTGGCCTCGAGGGACCCGCAGAGATTGGCGGTGCCGCCGAGACAGAGGGCGCAATGCATGCAACTGCCGCTGATCCAGCCCAAGCCGCGCAGCTCGCCGATCACACCGGGATCCACCCCCTCACCCACGCGCACCACTCGGCCGACCACCTCATGGCCGGGGACCAACGGATAGGCACTCAGGCCCCAGTTGTTGTCGAGCATCGACAGGTCGCTGTGACAGAGGCCGCAATGCAGCACCTCGAGCACGAGCTCACCGGCCGCCGGCTCCAGCATCGCTCGCTCGGCCCGCTCCAGGGGTGCGCCGGCCTCACGGGCCTGCCACACGGTGATCGTCACAACCAAAACCTACGTGAACCCTCGTTCTAACCAGGGCCACCCCACTCGTGGTTGACACATTTGTACTACGGCTCTAGAACAAGCGTACCAGCGCCGGATCCATGGCCTCCAGCTCCCCCTACGCCCCCTTCAAAGCCGAGGCCTGGATGCGCGCCATCGTCATCGCGCCCCGCAAGCCAGTCCTCTCGCCCCGCAAGCAATGCCCAGGCACGGTTGGATCCAGGACCCCCGCACGAGCGACACGAAGCGTTTCCATGCCGACGAAAAAAGCTGGAACCGCGATCCGCGCGTGTTCGTGGATTCAGGGCGACCTCTTCCAGGCCAGCCCCCACTGCTGAAAACCAGGGTCTATCTGCGCCGCGACACGGCGGAACTGCTCTGGCGCGAGCTGCTGCGCGTCGGCTGGCGCACCTGCGAGCCCCAATGGGGTGCCGATGTCGACGTCTGAGCGATCAGGTGAAGCGGTAGTGCTTCCGCACGGGCTTGTGCACAGTCCAGGTGCAGCGCAGCCCCTTGGGGAAATCCACCAGATCTCCCGCGCCGAAATGCACCGGCTCACCATCGTCGGGGGTGACGGTCACCTCACCTTCGATCACCAGGCAGGTTTCGTGCTGGTCGTAATGCCAGGGGAAGCTGCTCACCTCACAGCCCCAGATCGGCCACTGCCGCGCCCCCAGAGCGATCACCACGCTTTCCGGGCAAGGAGAGGTCACACGAATCGGCACAACGCCTGCATCACAGCCAGTCACTCATGATTGCGTGGCGCCTGGCCATCCCCGGCGAGCAGGCCCTGCTCCCAGCGCCCCAGCTGACGCAGCGCCAGTCCTGAAGCCAGAGCGAGCCCAAGGCCAACGGCACTGATCGAGCCCCACTGACCCAGGCCCACCAACGCCGCCGACAGCCAGAGCATGGCGATCAGCCAGGGCCGCAGGGCACGAAGTCGTTGCAACGCCCCAGAACAGCTGCGGCAATGCCGGGTATGG includes:
- a CDS encoding NAD(P)-dependent oxidoreductase, with the translated sequence MTKVALLGAGLLGSAIGHRLLTVGCSLWVWNRDPARCELLVSAGAQRLEDPAQAIEEAGTVITVLRDGPVTAEVVARIGSLRGACVMPMGTMGISESVALETQAQGQGGCYLEAPVLGSRPEALQGRLLVMAGGDEAVFARQLPLLRGLASEPRLMGAVGTGAAAKLALNQLIASLTHGYSLALRLVQAAGLDVERFMAVLRPSALYAPTVDKKLTRMLEHHYADPNFSTSLLRKDLNLFLREASLAGVNAEALEGLAALLARAEGTDLDGADYSALHELTAAERTSIS
- a CDS encoding glutathione S-transferase family protein, with the translated sequence MRAAADEAWSWPELEALAPEPEERVQGPTNAQATLRLFGHPEDAVRVTLYRDHHAWCPYCQKVWLWLEFRRIPYRIRKVTMRCYGPKEPWFTAKVPSGMLPALELDGRLITESDRILEALERAFGPLGAGMHDGRVRRLRELERLLFRAWCVWLCSPGLREDQERRALDQFQRLAAQMEEAIASGGGHWLDPDDPMGSTPGSADLVFIPYVERMNASLAYFKGFALREAHPGIDRWLTALEQLPTYRGTQSDVHTHAHDLPPQMGGCWSDGSAQQQRMAAAVDQGEGLGALECRWSPSEGGVTPQARALERVLRHRSTLLARSSLGEGFDQPLRAALTKLIGGTPVMPAPGSAAALRYLRDRISVPRDMPLHSARLLRQALESTAALAGHDQPTPLPFEHRFDQDPRPFVGLGT
- a CDS encoding NAD(P)-dependent alcohol dehydrogenase codes for the protein MTITVWQAREAGAPLERAERAMLEPAAGELVLEVLHCGLCHSDLSMLDNNWGLSAYPLVPGHEVVGRVVRVGEGVDPGVIGELRGLGWISGSCMHCALCLGGTANLCGSLEATIVGRQGGFASHVTARQDWAIRLPEGMDPAAAGPLFCGGITVFAPLVDEVVSPTAHVAVIGIGGLGHMALQFARAWGCEVTALTTHLAKAEEAKRFGAHHVESLEELPDLAGRFDLVINTVNHALDWGAVMGSLAPLGRLHQLGAVLEPLQVSAFDLIMARRSITGSPTSSPASLMKMVEFCVRHNIRPQVEHLPMDRLNEAIDRLRRGDVRYRFVLDSVAD
- a CDS encoding nuclear transport factor 2 family protein; amino-acid sequence: MALHDSERLRALFTKPYGQPAPTEAQWRELYDENVHFQDPTQERQGIAAYIAAQDGLIQRCDDVFLAPGAIAIEGDTAFVEWEMGLKIKGIEFLYPGTSRLRFNAEGKVCDHRDYFDFVGPTFAPVPVVGGFVRWLYKRFVD
- a CDS encoding DUF1651 domain-containing protein, which translates into the protein MPRHGWIQDPRTSDTKRFHADEKSWNRDPRVFVDSGRPLPGQPPLLKTRVYLRRDTAELLWRELLRVGWRTCEPQWGADVDV
- a CDS encoding cupin domain-containing protein; the protein is MRVTSPCPESVVIALGARQWPIWGCEVSSFPWHYDQHETCLVIEGEVTVTPDDGEPVHFGAGDLVDFPKGLRCTWTVHKPVRKHYRFT